Proteins encoded within one genomic window of Candidatus Berkiella cookevillensis:
- the hemE gene encoding uroporphyrinogen decarboxylase: MVKDTLSTTSNSSNTHPFTPVEKDTSSLFLQALKCQPVERTPVWLMRQAGRYMPEYRKLRSQVKDFIVLCQNPELACEVTMMPLRRYRLDAAIIFSDILLIGQAMGLPLSFQEGEGPVFAPRIESLKQVEQLETNEAADKLSFVSDAIKLVVKELNNIPLIGFCGSPWTVATYMVEGGTSKDFSKIKTLAWQQPETVELLLDKLSETTIKYLKAQVKAGVKALMIFDTWGGILSDHAYKRFSLAAVQKIVKALKADEATKSTPIIFFAKGKYTLFSDLVALGIEGLSIDWTVDLGWVREQVGQKIALQGNLDPTLLMATPDMLQQEVARVIQSHGKQPGHIFNLGHGILPQTPPEQVERLIEWVEMYSLRT; encoded by the coding sequence ATGGTAAAAGATACGCTCAGCACGACCAGCAATTCTTCAAATACACATCCTTTTACGCCTGTTGAGAAAGATACTTCCAGTCTTTTTTTACAAGCACTCAAGTGCCAACCTGTTGAAAGAACGCCTGTGTGGTTGATGAGACAAGCAGGTCGATATATGCCGGAGTATCGCAAATTAAGAAGTCAGGTAAAAGATTTTATCGTACTTTGCCAAAATCCAGAGCTTGCCTGCGAAGTCACGATGATGCCATTGCGTCGTTATCGTTTGGACGCAGCTATTATATTTTCTGATATCCTGTTGATTGGACAAGCCATGGGATTACCGCTTTCTTTCCAAGAAGGAGAAGGTCCTGTGTTTGCGCCTCGCATTGAAAGTTTAAAGCAAGTTGAGCAATTGGAGACCAATGAAGCAGCAGATAAATTATCCTTTGTCAGTGATGCGATTAAACTGGTTGTTAAAGAGCTAAACAATATTCCTTTGATTGGCTTTTGTGGCAGTCCTTGGACAGTGGCAACCTATATGGTTGAGGGGGGCACTAGCAAGGATTTTAGTAAAATTAAAACCTTGGCTTGGCAACAACCTGAAACAGTAGAATTATTGTTAGATAAGCTGTCAGAAACAACCATAAAATACCTCAAAGCGCAGGTAAAAGCAGGTGTGAAAGCACTGATGATATTTGATACATGGGGTGGTATTTTATCCGATCATGCCTATAAGCGTTTTTCTTTAGCTGCGGTTCAAAAAATAGTAAAAGCTTTAAAAGCAGATGAAGCAACAAAATCAACGCCTATTATTTTCTTTGCCAAAGGTAAATATACACTTTTTTCTGATTTAGTTGCGCTGGGTATAGAAGGATTGTCCATTGATTGGACGGTAGACTTGGGTTGGGTTCGAGAGCAAGTCGGCCAGAAGATAGCCTTACAAGGTAATTTAGATCCTACTTTATTAATGGCAACACCTGACATGTTGCAACAAGAAGTGGCACGTGTCATACAATCGCATGGCAAGCAGCCAGGGCATATTTTTAACTTGGGGCATGGTATTTTACCTCAGACACCACCGGAGCAAGTAGAACGTTTAATCGAATGGGTTGAAATGTATAGTCTTCGCACATGA
- the aroK gene encoding shikimate kinase AroK codes for MKRSINLFLVGPMGAGKSTIGKQLAKELKLEFCDVDQEIEDRAGADIGWIFDVEGEEGFRKREEIVIDELSQRQGLVLATGGGAILSAENRNKLAARGTVVYLFTTVEQQLKRTAKDKRRPLLQQKDMPREEKLDGLMESRDPLYREIADVIIDTDGRTVRSVALEVIRVLEKEHLLT; via the coding sequence ATGAAGCGATCAATTAACTTATTCCTTGTTGGACCAATGGGTGCTGGTAAAAGCACGATTGGCAAACAACTCGCTAAGGAATTGAAGCTTGAATTCTGTGATGTCGATCAAGAAATTGAAGACAGAGCAGGTGCGGATATTGGCTGGATTTTTGATGTTGAAGGCGAAGAAGGCTTTCGAAAGCGCGAAGAAATAGTGATTGATGAACTCAGTCAACGACAGGGTTTGGTTTTGGCAACAGGCGGTGGCGCCATTTTAAGCGCCGAGAATAGAAACAAGCTCGCTGCCCGAGGCACGGTTGTTTATCTGTTTACCACTGTTGAACAACAACTAAAGCGCACTGCCAAAGATAAGAGAAGACCATTGCTTCAGCAAAAAGATATGCCAAGAGAAGAGAAGTTAGATGGTTTAATGGAATCAAGAGATCCTCTTTATCGTGAGATTGCAGATGTGATTATTGATACAGATGGTCGCACCGTACGATCCGTTGCTTTGGAAGTCATTCGCGTTCTTGAAAAAGAACATCTTCTGACTTAG
- a CDS encoding SPOR domain-containing protein — MENQPLKKPTPRVALWQQQAELLAHLCQFSQNVLCVVAPHNSGKTEFIQYFLDLPLPRLYKHALYSEQKTVDAMMQKIAQLFNLPWDKQSTLPLQVEADGIAQHQDSTWVLLVDDADFMSPECLKALLQLSQTDLEPRRQLHIILFGQPELEQTLAQDEFQSIIKGHSHTLELAQASIDTVKRAATMPPTVKKNTLADLDEDGLFEHQSDHIFQEPVSRKTAKPHGVNMATKTLSLDRARQMLVHPIALGALAGVGLGIIYLSLNPMDDAEWQNPPTQAAQLAEVNWETSSQPLNIKVLSASREAMTNASAVQEGNATTQTNANQAPILAATDNNSSGVATTAVVSDVTAADKAATVSKTAAAVDLKTVAPAIPVSKQATAKPATKTLLSAENKLLNANAKFYTLQLMGGKNQASIKQFINTHKIADKAYTYRKQVKGDLWYVVVLGEYPSKESAQKAIQTLPPALRQNVKPWVRSIESVQQEINSAQG, encoded by the coding sequence ATGGAAAACCAGCCTCTCAAAAAACCAACACCGCGTGTCGCATTATGGCAACAGCAAGCAGAATTACTCGCTCATTTATGTCAATTTAGTCAAAATGTGTTGTGCGTTGTAGCACCTCATAATTCTGGTAAAACAGAATTCATTCAATATTTTCTTGATTTGCCTTTGCCTAGATTATATAAACATGCCTTGTATTCTGAGCAGAAAACAGTGGATGCGATGATGCAGAAAATTGCGCAACTCTTTAATCTGCCGTGGGATAAACAGAGTACGCTGCCCTTGCAAGTAGAGGCAGATGGCATAGCACAACACCAGGATTCAACCTGGGTTTTGCTGGTTGATGATGCTGATTTCATGTCGCCAGAGTGTTTAAAAGCACTTTTACAGCTTTCACAAACGGATCTTGAGCCGAGAAGACAATTACATATTATTTTATTTGGACAGCCAGAATTAGAGCAAACCTTAGCGCAAGATGAGTTTCAATCTATCATTAAAGGTCATAGCCATACCTTAGAATTAGCACAAGCAAGCATAGATACGGTAAAAAGAGCCGCTACAATGCCTCCTACTGTAAAGAAAAATACTTTAGCTGATTTAGATGAAGATGGGTTATTCGAGCATCAATCAGATCACATTTTTCAAGAGCCGGTGAGTAGAAAAACCGCAAAGCCACATGGAGTTAATATGGCCACTAAAACACTTTCTTTAGATCGAGCAAGGCAGATGCTTGTTCATCCTATTGCCCTAGGTGCACTTGCAGGTGTGGGCTTGGGTATCATTTATTTAAGCCTAAACCCGATGGACGATGCAGAATGGCAGAATCCACCCACACAAGCTGCACAGTTGGCAGAAGTAAATTGGGAAACAAGCTCGCAGCCCTTAAATATCAAAGTACTGTCTGCTTCTAGAGAAGCAATGACAAATGCGAGTGCAGTGCAAGAAGGGAATGCAACAACACAGACAAATGCAAATCAAGCGCCTATACTTGCTGCGACGGACAATAATAGCAGTGGTGTTGCCACTACTGCGGTTGTCAGTGATGTCACGGCAGCAGATAAGGCAGCAACTGTTAGCAAGACAGCTGCAGCAGTTGACCTTAAAACAGTTGCGCCTGCAATACCTGTGAGCAAACAAGCCACTGCCAAGCCGGCAACAAAAACATTGTTAAGTGCAGAAAATAAATTATTAAATGCAAATGCTAAATTTTATACTTTGCAGTTAATGGGTGGTAAAAATCAAGCCAGTATTAAGCAATTTATCAATACACATAAAATTGCCGATAAAGCCTATACATACCGCAAACAAGTCAAAGGCGATCTTTGGTATGTGGTTGTGTTGGGAGAATATCCAAGCAAAGAATCTGCACAGAAAGCAATACAAACTTTGCCTCCAGCATTGAGACAAAATGTTAAACCATGGGTGAGAAGCATAGAGAGCGTTCAGCAAGAAATTAATTCAGCTCAGGGTTAA
- the coaD gene encoding pantetheine-phosphate adenylyltransferase, which translates to MKQHEAYTVIFPGTFDPITNGHIDLIERASKLYSNVVVAVAENTRKGPAFSLAIRVGLAKEVLTHCDNVEVEGFNILLADFARQKKAKAIIRGLRAVSDFEYEFQLANMNRRLAADIESLFLIPSEKYSFLSSSMVNEVASLGGDISTFVPTVVEQMLKEKFKK; encoded by the coding sequence ATGAAACAACATGAAGCATATACGGTTATATTTCCTGGTACTTTTGATCCCATTACTAATGGTCATATTGATTTGATAGAACGTGCATCAAAGCTATATTCAAACGTTGTGGTTGCTGTTGCAGAGAATACGCGCAAAGGCCCAGCTTTTTCACTTGCTATACGTGTTGGATTGGCCAAAGAAGTATTAACACATTGTGATAATGTAGAGGTTGAAGGCTTTAATATCTTGTTAGCAGATTTTGCTAGACAAAAAAAAGCAAAAGCAATTATTCGTGGCTTGCGTGCAGTATCTGATTTTGAATATGAATTTCAACTCGCTAATATGAATAGACGTTTGGCCGCGGATATTGAATCACTGTTTCTCATTCCTTCAGAGAAATATTCTTTCCTCTCCTCTTCTATGGTAAATGAGGTTGCATCTTTGGGTGGAGACATATCGACATTTGTACCTACTGTTGTCGAGCAGATGCTCAAAGAAAAATTTAAAAAGTAG
- the aroB gene encoding 3-dehydroquinate synthase, with amino-acid sequence MMPTIDTEKPLWVKSKRGDYPVWVMSRAYQNTTLLKPLLENRHILVVSHQLIADRYFPVLEATARSLSASKIALHIIPEGDQHKTISQAEALWAHCLQNQYRRDALMLALGGGVVGDLTGFAASCYLRGIDFIQCPTSLLAQIDAAIGGKTAVNHALGKNLIGAFYSPKAVIIDPTALLTLPKREFNAGLAEMIKYGLIQDADFFNWIEKNASQLYEDMTLCTQAIYRSCQLKTLVVSEDEFESRHRMILNFGHTIGHAIESLLDFKSILHGEAVAIGMVIATHLACELNALSYTVLDRLVALLEVIGLPTHVPNTLSIEAIIDKISLDKKYNQTMNWVLLSQLGCAEILSNVDIESVKTVLSRWKEPM; translated from the coding sequence ATGATGCCAACAATCGATACAGAAAAACCACTCTGGGTTAAATCAAAGCGTGGTGATTATCCTGTATGGGTAATGTCACGCGCCTATCAAAATACAACGCTTCTTAAGCCATTACTGGAAAATAGACACATTTTAGTTGTGTCGCATCAATTGATTGCCGATCGTTATTTCCCTGTCCTAGAAGCAACGGCACGTAGCCTTTCTGCCAGCAAAATTGCATTGCATATCATTCCTGAAGGCGATCAACATAAAACAATCTCCCAAGCAGAAGCGCTGTGGGCGCATTGTTTGCAAAACCAATACCGTCGTGATGCTTTGATGCTTGCATTAGGAGGCGGTGTTGTGGGCGATTTAACAGGCTTTGCTGCAAGTTGTTATCTGCGGGGTATAGATTTTATACAATGCCCTACATCACTTTTAGCACAGATTGATGCTGCAATCGGTGGCAAAACAGCGGTTAATCATGCACTGGGTAAAAATTTAATTGGTGCTTTTTATTCTCCCAAAGCTGTTATCATTGATCCTACAGCCTTGTTAACCTTGCCCAAACGAGAATTTAATGCTGGGCTTGCTGAAATGATAAAGTATGGTCTCATACAGGACGCAGATTTTTTTAATTGGATAGAAAAAAATGCAAGTCAACTGTATGAAGATATGACTTTATGTACACAAGCTATCTACCGTTCTTGTCAGCTGAAAACTTTGGTTGTGAGTGAGGATGAATTTGAATCACGTCATCGCATGATCTTAAATTTTGGACACACCATCGGTCATGCAATTGAAAGTCTGCTTGATTTCAAAAGCATATTGCATGGTGAGGCCGTTGCCATAGGCATGGTGATTGCCACCCATTTAGCTTGCGAATTGAATGCACTTTCTTATACTGTATTGGATAGATTAGTTGCCTTATTAGAAGTAATTGGACTACCTACTCATGTGCCAAACACTTTATCCATTGAAGCAATTATTGATAAAATCAGCTTAGATAAAAAATATAACCAAACAATGAATTGGGTGCTCTTGTCTCAACTTGGATGTGCAGAGATTTTGAGTAACGTGGACATAGAAAGTGTGAAAACAGTTTTAAGTCGATGGAAAGAACCCATGTGA